A genomic segment from Diceros bicornis minor isolate mBicDic1 chromosome 5, mDicBic1.mat.cur, whole genome shotgun sequence encodes:
- the LOC131405370 gene encoding olfactory receptor 4K13-like, protein MEKQNHSMVSEFILLGLTEFRELQVFLFLFFSFIYIAIVLGNLIIIFVVKLDPQLHSPMYFLLANLSFIDMSLASFATPKMICNLISEYKAISYEGCMAQMFFLHLLGGSEMMLLVAMAIDRYIAICKPLHYNNLMSHRVCIGLAFLSWSTGFVHSMSQMVFTVTLPFCGPNVVESFFCDLPQVIKLACTDIYNLELLVIAFSGIISLFPCTFLFISYSIILITIQHHSSNGSSKALSILSAHITVVLLFFGPCIFIYIWPFSSVSIDKTLSVFYTIFTPLLNPIIYTFRNKDMKKAIRKITTKHVSPRSTF, encoded by the coding sequence atggaaaaacaaaatcattCCATGGTGTCTGAGTTTATTTTGTTGGGCCTCACAGAGTTTCGTGAGTTAcaggttttccttttcttatttttttcctttatctacATAGCCATCGTATTAGGTAATCTCATCATTATCTTTGTAGTAAAATTGGACCCTCAATTGCACTCTCCCATGTACTTTCTACTGGCCAATCTCTCCTTTATTGATATGTCCCTGGCCTCTTTTGCTACTCCTAAAATGATTTGTAACTTAATTAGTGAATATAAGGCCATCTCTTATGAAGGCTGCATGGCCCAGATGTTTTTCCTTCACCTTTTAGGTGGAAGCGAGATGATGTTGCTAGTAGCCATGGCAATTGATAGATACATTGCTATATGCAAACCCCTCCATTACAACAATCTTATGAGCCATCGTGTTTGCATTGGACTTGCATTTCTCTCCTGGTCCACTGGTTTTGTGCACAGTATGAGCCAAATGGTTTTCACAGTGACTTTACCATTCTGTGGCCCCAATGTTGTGGAGAGTTTTTTTTGTGATTTGCCTCAGGTGATCAAACTTGCCTGCACCGACATTTACAACTTGGAGCTATTAGTCATTGCATTCAGTGGAATAATTTCTTTGTTCCCTTGCACCTTTCTGTTCATCTCTTATAGCATCATCCTGATTACTATCCAGCATCATTCTTCCAATGGGTCTTCCAAGGCTTTGTCCATTCTTTCAGCCCACATTACAGTGGTGCTACTGTTCTTTGGACCTTGCATCTTTATCTATATATGGCCATTTAGCAGTGTCTCCATAGATAAGACCCTCTCTGTGTTTTATACAATTTTTACTCCCCTTTTAAATCCGATCATCTACACATTCAGGAATAAAGACATGAagaaagcaataagaaaaataacgACTAAGCATGTGAGTCCCAGATCAACCTTTTAA